GAAGTTCCAGACGAGCGCCTGAGCCGAGGTGAAGTCCGGGGAGCTCGGCTCGTTCCCGTCGGCGAGGTTGTCCCCGTTGAGGTCGATGAACCACGAGTGCTTGACGGAGGTGGAGTCCGTCGAGATGAGCGTGAGATTCACGATGTCTCCGCGATGCACCGTTACGGACGGCCCCGGGTTGGAGAGCGAAGTGCTCGTGAGCCCCCAGCCGCTCCCGGCGCTCCCGTAAAACGTCCAGTTCACCGGCCAAATTCCGGTCCGTGGCGGCACACTCTCTGGAACGATTTGTGCTCCGCCCGCGCCGGGCATGTCCGGGACGGCGGCCTGGAGAACCGCGGACGAAGCAAAGAGGACGATTGAGACGCCAACCGCGATCACCCCCAGCCACACCCGTACCATGCTGTCCCTCGGAGCTCCTGACGCCCTCACGGGACGACATGCAGAGTCGCGGTCATCGTGTAGTGATTGAGCCCGCAAAACTCCGCGCACCGGATCATGAAGTCACCGGGTTGCAGCGGCTTGAACCAGTAGAGATTCGTGTGTCCCGGGATGACGTCGACCTTCAGGTCGAAATCGATGAGGTAGAACGAGTGGGCGACGTCGAACGAGCGCAGGATGATCTTGACGACGAGTCCGGTCTTAATCGTGAAGGCTCCCGTCGTGTTGAGCGAGGTGAAGTTGCCCGTCGTGTTCAGCCACATCCCGCTCCGGACGTACGTGATGTTGAAGTTCCAATACCACTGGTGGGCGTTGATCTCCATGATCACGTCGGGATCCTGAGGGAGCGTGTCCGTCCTGACGAGGGTCTGGAACGCGGCGAAGCCGACGATCAACAGGATGACCGCGGGCACGACGGTCCACAGGGCCTCGAGGTTGCGGTCGTGCGTCTTCGGATTCGCCGGGCCGGTGGTATGGCCCGGCCGTACGCGGAACTTCAACACGGCATACGCGATCAGAGCGCTCACGAAGATCCCGATTCCAAGGGCGGGAATCAGGACAATCCAGAACAGCTCTTGCGTCGCGCCCTCTCCGCTCGACACGGGCGCCGCGCGCGCCGTCCCGCTCAGGAGCGACAGTGCGACAAGCAGGACTGATGCCAGGAGAACGAGGCGCCGAGGCACCGACATCGGCTGCCGAAAACCGCATTCCTCTAAAACCTTTTGCGGTGTACGTGCGAACGCCGCGAACTCGCGCGACGACGCTCACCGCGCACCAGGAGCCGTAGGAAAGGTTTTTGTCCGCTCCTGAAGTACGGGGACCCGCGGCCCGTCGAAGGAGGGCCACAGCCGGGGTTCGCCGATGGCCGGAGAGGTCGTCACGGGCTACCGCCATCGGAACGCGCCGGTGGGCGTGTTCCGCTGGCTCACGACGACGAATCATCACGAGATCGGCATCCTCTACCTTGCGAATTCGTTCCTCTTCTTCCTCATCGGCGGGATCCTCGCACTCCTGATGCGCACCGAGCTGGCGTATCCGGGCCCGACGATCGTGGACCCGTACACGTACACGGAACTGTTCACGATGCACGGCACCACGATGGTCTTCCTCGTGGCGATCCCGATCCTCGCGGGCTTCGGGAACCTGATGGTCCCTCCCCTCATCGGGGCGAAGGACATGGCGTTCCCGCGCATCAACGCGCTGAGCTTCTGGCTCATCCCCTCCGCCGGGGTGATCATGTGGCTCGGTGCGGCGAACATCGGATGGACGGGCTACACCCCGCTGAGCGTGTACGATCCGAGCAAAGGCGTCGACATGTGGATCGTCGGACTCCAGCTACTCGGCATCTCGTCGACCGCGGGCGCGATCAACTTCCTCGTGACGATCTTCCGCCATCGGGCTCCCGGCATCACGTTCCGGAACCTCTCGCTGTTCGTCTGGTCGATTCTCGTCACGCAGAGCCTCGTCCTCCTCGCGACGCCGGTCCTCGCGGCGGGCCTCTTCCTCCTCTTGCTCGACCGCCACGGCATCACGGCGTTCCTCTCGCCGACCATGGGCGGCGACCCGATCATGTGGCAGCACCTCTTCTGGTTCTACTCCCATCCCGCCGTGTACATCATGATCCTCCCGGCGATGGGCATTATCTCCGAGGTCATCCCGCGGATGAGCCACAAGCCGATCTTCGGGTACAAGGCGATCGCCCTCTCGACCGTCGCGATCGGATTCCTGTCGTTCGGCGTCTGGGTGCACCACATGTTCACGACCGGCATCTCGATCTCTGCCCGCCTGCCGTTCATGGTCATCACCCTCGCGATCGCCGTGCCGAGCGGAATCAAGATCTTCAACTGGATCGCGACGATGTGGGGCGGGGCGATCGAAC
The sequence above is a segment of the Thermoplasmata archaeon genome. Coding sequences within it:
- a CDS encoding cbb3-type cytochrome c oxidase subunit I, with translation MAGEVVTGYRHRNAPVGVFRWLTTTNHHEIGILYLANSFLFFLIGGILALLMRTELAYPGPTIVDPYTYTELFTMHGTTMVFLVAIPILAGFGNLMVPPLIGAKDMAFPRINALSFWLIPSAGVIMWLGAANIGWTGYTPLSVYDPSKGVDMWIVGLQLLGISSTAGAINFLVTIFRHRAPGITFRNLSLFVWSILVTQSLVLLATPVLAAGLFLLLLDRHGITAFLSPTMGGDPIMWQHLFWFYSHPAVYIMILPAMGIISEVIPRMSHKPIFGYKAIALSTVAIGFLSFGVWVHHMFTTGISISARLPFMVITLAIAVPSGIKIFNWIATMWGGAIELKAPMLFAVGFIAMFVIGGINGVFQAPISLDYPLQDTYWVVAHLHYVLFGGTILGVFAGFYFWFPRMSRRMYSERLARWHFAFTLVGMNLVFFTMHFLGLEGMPRRVYDYDPALWSLNWFATIGAFVVAFGQVLFVANVIWTFVAGPVADADPWGEIPGQRNEVRVPGVPVYAMPIHAAANGGTREDPSGEAGRPRVP
- a CDS encoding cytochrome c oxidase subunit II, with the protein product MSVPRRLVLLASVLLVALSLLSGTARAAPVSSGEGATQELFWIVLIPALGIGIFVSALIAYAVLKFRVRPGHTTGPANPKTHDRNLEALWTVVPAVILLIVGFAAFQTLVRTDTLPQDPDVIMEINAHQWYWNFNITYVRSGMWLNTTGNFTSLNTTGAFTIKTGLVVKIILRSFDVAHSFYLIDFDLKVDVIPGHTNLYWFKPLQPGDFMIRCAEFCGLNHYTMTATLHVVP